The Flavobacterium commune genome contains a region encoding:
- a CDS encoding TonB-dependent siderophore receptor, translated as MKRVLLPLTAILFTLSIQAQEVASVTDYSSSKETISSPFDTIKNKKGQILKEIVVTGNKPQKPVSASRSGIKPMDLPQSVQVIDNEIISQQQAIRLSEVIKNANGVYVSSARGGAQESFFSRGYDMSANNMLKNGFRYNSGSIPEVSSLERVEFLKGASALLYGNVTPGGILNLVTKTPLFTKGGEITMQAGSYDFYKPAIDFYGPLNKSIAYRFTGSYENSKSFRNYIKNDRIYFNPSFLFNISEKTHITVQGDYLSADWIPDFGTGIIGKEFLNFHRSANFGALWSNGNTKSASASVLFNHDFNKNWKLSFNSSFQNYDRSQTSTSQLSNLDTYAIRGDWKRGLTRAKNQERIFGNQLSLQGTFNTGSIKHQIFTGADWENSLATAYTFAFYDNAGNIQTTEAKTINLFTYDPSLESTIVPYNSRATQILNTDSRRFGTYFQDLISLNQYVKILAGIRWSWIESEVTTYKEKVVDKIQTVKPEDNTPTIAPKRLDNAFSPKVGLVLQPTKNISLFASYSNSFNPNTTGTTVDLKPIKPSIIDQYEAGIKTDLWRGILSTNVTVYQISNNNLVQNSPFAADGVTTNTDTSLKVLAGETKSKGIEIDITAKPFEGFKINAGYSYNDMRYVNTPIAVGNAIKGDRVARTPVNTANLSFFYTIPTGTLKGLSLGAIGNYIGDRIGGWNNQYRLEDYINPNTGETEIDPETGKNKQILAIWDREIPVKGYITVDASVGYEWKKISILCRLSNITNELNYTVHENYSVNPIAPRQIMASLKYKL; from the coding sequence ATGAAACGAGTTTTACTACCCTTAACAGCAATACTATTCACTCTGAGTATTCAAGCACAAGAAGTAGCTTCTGTAACTGATTATAGTAGTTCAAAAGAAACCATCTCATCTCCTTTCGATACAATCAAAAATAAAAAAGGACAAATTCTTAAGGAAATTGTTGTTACCGGAAACAAACCACAAAAACCAGTTTCGGCTTCAAGATCAGGTATTAAACCGATGGATTTACCACAAAGTGTTCAAGTAATAGATAATGAAATCATAAGCCAACAACAAGCTATCCGTTTAAGCGAAGTCATTAAAAACGCTAATGGTGTTTATGTTAGTTCCGCACGTGGTGGTGCTCAGGAATCTTTTTTTTCTAGAGGCTATGACATGTCAGCTAATAATATGCTAAAAAACGGATTCCGTTATAATTCTGGATCAATTCCTGAAGTTTCCTCATTAGAAAGAGTAGAATTTTTAAAAGGAGCATCGGCTCTGCTATATGGAAATGTAACACCCGGAGGAATTTTAAATTTGGTAACAAAAACTCCTTTATTCACAAAAGGAGGCGAAATTACAATGCAAGCCGGAAGTTATGATTTTTATAAACCTGCAATTGATTTTTATGGCCCGTTAAATAAATCAATTGCTTATCGTTTTACAGGATCTTACGAGAATTCAAAAAGTTTTAGAAATTATATAAAAAACGATCGCATCTATTTCAACCCTTCATTCTTGTTCAACATCTCTGAGAAAACACATATTACAGTACAAGGAGATTATTTAAGTGCCGATTGGATTCCTGATTTTGGTACTGGAATTATTGGTAAAGAATTTTTAAATTTCCATCGCAGTGCTAACTTTGGCGCACTTTGGTCAAATGGAAATACAAAATCGGCTAGTGCATCTGTATTATTTAACCATGATTTTAATAAAAATTGGAAACTCAGTTTTAATAGTTCATTTCAAAATTATGACAGAAGTCAAACTTCTACTTCTCAATTATCCAATCTGGATACTTATGCTATACGTGGTGATTGGAAAAGAGGACTTACTAGAGCTAAAAATCAAGAACGAATCTTTGGAAATCAATTAAGTTTACAAGGAACTTTCAATACAGGAAGTATTAAACATCAAATTTTCACAGGAGCAGATTGGGAAAATTCCTTAGCAACCGCCTATACCTTTGCTTTTTATGACAATGCTGGTAACATACAAACAACTGAAGCTAAAACGATCAACCTTTTTACTTATGATCCAAGTCTTGAAAGTACAATTGTGCCATACAATTCAAGAGCAACTCAAATTTTAAACACAGACTCTCGACGATTTGGTACTTATTTTCAAGATTTAATTTCATTAAATCAATATGTTAAAATCTTAGCTGGAATTCGTTGGTCTTGGATAGAATCTGAAGTGACTACATATAAAGAAAAAGTTGTAGACAAAATTCAAACAGTAAAACCTGAAGATAATACTCCTACTATTGCACCAAAACGTTTAGACAACGCTTTTTCTCCAAAAGTTGGATTAGTATTGCAACCAACAAAAAACATTTCATTATTCGCAAGTTACTCTAATTCATTTAACCCAAATACTACTGGAACAACAGTTGATTTAAAACCAATTAAGCCTTCTATAATCGACCAATATGAAGCTGGTATTAAAACTGATTTATGGAGAGGCATATTAAGTACAAACGTTACCGTTTACCAAATTTCAAATAATAATTTAGTACAAAATTCTCCATTTGCAGCTGATGGTGTTACTACTAATACTGATACCAGCTTAAAAGTTTTAGCCGGAGAAACTAAAAGTAAAGGTATTGAAATCGATATTACCGCAAAACCATTTGAAGGATTTAAAATTAATGCAGGATACAGTTACAATGATATGCGATATGTAAATACTCCTATAGCAGTTGGAAACGCTATTAAAGGAGATCGTGTAGCAAGAACACCTGTAAATACCGCCAATTTAAGCTTTTTCTACACTATCCCAACAGGAACTTTAAAAGGACTTTCTTTAGGAGCTATAGGAAACTACATTGGTGATAGAATTGGAGGTTGGAACAATCAATACAGATTAGAAGACTATATTAATCCAAATACTGGAGAAACTGAAATTGACCCAGAAACTGGAAAAAACAAACAAATTCTAGCAATTTGGGACAGAGAAATCCCTGTTAAAGGATATATCACAGTTGATGCTTCTGTGGGTTACGAATGGAAAAAAATCTCAATCTTATGTAGATTATCTAATATTACTAACGAGTTGAATTACACAGTTCACGAAAACTATAGTGTAAATCCAATTGCTCCTCGTCAAATAATGGCTAGTTTAAAATACAAATTATAA
- the pafA gene encoding alkaline phosphatase PafA — MKRIFLLFTTLAIFNGNAQQRPKLVVGIVVDQMKTEYLYRFSDDFSENGFRRLMNDGYVFHNTHYNYMPTYTGPGHASVYTGTTPAVHGIVGNTWFDKSVGKSRYCTEDATVSILGTGDSDEGKMSPLNLESTTITDELRMATNFKGKVIGISVKDRGAILPAGHFANWAFWLSDSGNFISSTFYGKELPKWVVDFNAKKHYEAYLNNDWTLLKPESVYEKSLSDDNPYEGLLYGSEKPVFPYNLKEMFAAKGAKVIKSTPFGNDIVADFAKETITNENLGVDNDTDFLAVSFSSTDYIGHLTGPRSREVQDTYLRLDQTIADFLVFLDKKVGKGNYLLFLTSDHAAAENVNFLKDNKYAVNAVDYKKLTTQLRDFSKTTFGADLVLNYSNFNLFFDKKQIQEKGLSLDKVKLAFKDYLMNLPQIKRVYTEEEILAGTTSDYFLTYVTKGYDPKQNGELVILDKAGYIEHEGKGTSHGTPYSYDTHVPLLFYGWNIKKGESFDKKAITQIAPTIAQKIKVTFPNGTEADVLTEVLDK; from the coding sequence ATGAAAAGAATATTTTTATTATTTACAACACTTGCAATTTTTAATGGAAATGCACAACAAAGACCTAAGTTGGTTGTTGGGATTGTTGTTGACCAAATGAAGACAGAATACCTTTATCGTTTTTCGGATGATTTTTCAGAGAATGGTTTTCGCCGTTTGATGAATGACGGTTATGTTTTTCATAATACACATTACAATTATATGCCTACTTATACAGGGCCGGGTCATGCTTCTGTTTATACAGGGACAACGCCGGCGGTTCACGGAATTGTTGGTAATACCTGGTTTGATAAATCCGTTGGTAAATCGAGATATTGTACTGAAGATGCTACGGTTTCTATTTTGGGAACAGGTGATTCGGATGAAGGGAAAATGTCTCCACTTAATTTGGAAAGCACTACAATAACTGACGAATTGCGTATGGCTACTAATTTTAAAGGAAAAGTTATTGGTATTAGTGTTAAAGATCGTGGTGCTATACTACCGGCCGGGCATTTTGCCAATTGGGCATTTTGGCTGAGCGATTCCGGAAATTTTATATCCAGTACTTTTTATGGGAAAGAATTACCAAAGTGGGTTGTTGATTTTAACGCTAAAAAGCATTATGAGGCCTATTTGAATAATGATTGGACTTTGTTGAAACCGGAATCAGTTTATGAGAAGAGTTTGTCTGATGATAATCCGTATGAAGGTCTTTTGTACGGGAGTGAAAAACCGGTTTTTCCGTATAACTTAAAAGAAATGTTTGCTGCAAAAGGAGCAAAAGTAATAAAATCAACTCCTTTTGGAAATGATATAGTAGCTGATTTTGCTAAAGAAACTATTACAAACGAGAATTTAGGAGTAGATAATGATACTGATTTTTTAGCAGTTAGTTTTTCTTCAACTGATTATATTGGACATTTAACAGGACCACGTTCCAGAGAAGTTCAGGACACTTATTTACGATTGGATCAAACTATTGCTGATTTTCTTGTTTTTTTAGATAAAAAAGTAGGTAAGGGAAATTATTTATTGTTTTTGACTTCCGATCATGCTGCTGCTGAAAATGTGAATTTCTTAAAAGACAATAAATATGCAGTAAATGCGGTTGATTATAAAAAGTTGACAACTCAATTACGCGATTTTTCTAAAACTACTTTCGGTGCCGATTTGGTTTTGAATTATTCAAATTTCAATTTGTTTTTCGATAAAAAGCAAATTCAGGAAAAAGGACTTTCTTTGGATAAAGTGAAATTGGCGTTCAAAGATTATTTGATGAATTTACCTCAAATAAAACGAGTTTATACTGAAGAAGAGATTTTGGCAGGAACAACTTCAGATTATTTTTTAACATATGTTACCAAAGGTTATGATCCAAAGCAAAATGGAGAATTGGTTATTCTTGATAAAGCGGGTTATATAGAGCATGAAGGAAAAGGAACTTCTCATGGAACTCCTTATAGTTATGATACCCATGTGCCATTGTTGTTTTACGGCTGGAATATTAAAAAAGGAGAATCTTTTGATAAAAAGGCAATTACCCAGATTGCACCGACAATTGCCCAAAAAATTAAAGTGACTTTCCCGAACGGAACAGAAGCAGATGTGCTAACAGAAGTTTTAGATAAATAG
- a CDS encoding glutamate synthase subunit beta, with protein sequence MGKVTGFKEFERQDESYTAVQERVGHYKEFTVPLSEAEITKQGSRCMDCGIPFCHSGCPLGNLIPDFNHMVHQGEWQKASWILHSTNNFPEFTGRLCPAPCEKACVLGIIAEPISIENIEKNIVERAFQEGWIKPQPPKTRTGKTVAVVGSGPAGLAAAQQLNRAGHTVTVFERDNAIGGLLRYGIPNFKLEKEIIDRRVAILEAEGITFKVNTNVGVNYDINDLKAFDSIVLCGGATQRRSLPTPGADADGVVQAMDFLTQQTKVVFGEKIENQVLATGKDVIVIGGGDTGSDCVGTSNRHGAKSVTNFEIMPKPPVGRSESTPWPYWPLQLKTSSSHKEGVERNWLINTKEFIKDANGKLTALKTVNVEWKMVPGQAPQLIEIEGSEKIWPCDLALLALGFTGPEKTLAEQLGLETDFRSNYKANNYQTNVPNVFTAGDMRRGQSLIVWAISEGREAAREVDLYLMGTTNLPTKEGGDLPPL encoded by the coding sequence ATGGGAAAAGTAACAGGTTTTAAAGAATTCGAAAGACAAGATGAATCATACACAGCAGTACAAGAGCGTGTAGGACATTATAAAGAATTTACAGTTCCTTTGAGTGAAGCTGAAATTACTAAACAAGGATCACGTTGTATGGATTGTGGTATTCCATTTTGCCACAGTGGATGTCCATTAGGGAATTTAATCCCTGATTTCAACCACATGGTACATCAGGGTGAATGGCAAAAAGCCTCTTGGATACTACATTCAACAAATAATTTTCCTGAATTCACAGGACGTTTATGTCCTGCTCCATGTGAAAAAGCATGTGTATTGGGAATTATTGCTGAGCCAATTTCTATTGAAAACATAGAAAAAAATATTGTGGAGCGCGCTTTCCAGGAAGGATGGATTAAACCACAGCCACCTAAAACAAGAACAGGAAAAACTGTTGCTGTTGTTGGTTCTGGACCTGCAGGTTTAGCAGCTGCACAACAATTAAACAGAGCAGGACACACTGTAACTGTTTTTGAAAGAGATAATGCAATCGGTGGATTATTGCGTTACGGAATTCCTAATTTCAAATTAGAAAAAGAAATTATCGACCGTCGTGTAGCCATCCTTGAAGCAGAAGGAATTACTTTCAAAGTAAATACTAATGTTGGGGTAAACTATGACATCAACGATTTGAAAGCATTTGATTCTATCGTACTTTGTGGTGGAGCTACTCAAAGAAGAAGCTTACCAACTCCTGGTGCTGATGCTGATGGTGTAGTTCAGGCAATGGATTTCTTAACTCAACAAACTAAAGTTGTTTTTGGAGAAAAAATTGAAAATCAGGTTTTAGCTACCGGAAAAGACGTAATCGTAATTGGTGGTGGAGATACAGGTTCTGACTGTGTGGGTACATCAAACCGTCACGGTGCTAAATCAGTAACTAACTTCGAGATTATGCCAAAACCACCAGTTGGAAGAAGCGAATCAACTCCATGGCCTTACTGGCCGTTACAGTTAAAAACTTCTTCTTCTCACAAAGAAGGTGTTGAAAGAAACTGGTTAATCAATACCAAAGAATTCATCAAGGATGCTAATGGTAAATTGACAGCCCTTAAAACTGTAAACGTAGAGTGGAAAATGGTTCCGGGACAAGCTCCTCAATTAATCGAGATTGAAGGTTCTGAAAAAATCTGGCCATGTGACTTAGCTTTATTAGCTCTAGGATTTACAGGTCCTGAGAAAACTTTAGCTGAACAATTAGGTCTTGAAACTGATTTCAGAAGTAATTATAAAGCTAACAATTACCAAACAAATGTTCCAAACGTATTTACTGCGGGAGATATGAGAAGAGGACAATCATTAATTGTTTGGGCTATTTCTGAAGGTCGTGAGGCTGCAAGAGAAGTAGATTTATACTTAATGGGAACTACAAACCTTCCTACTAAAGAAGGTGGAGATTTACCTCCATTGTAA
- the lysA gene encoding diaminopimelate decarboxylase, translated as MQSKDLLQLAEQFGSPLYVYDAEKIKSQYERLTKAFSKVEKLRINYAMKALSNVAILQLLRELGSCLDAVSIQEVQLGLHAGYSPDQIFFTPNGVSLEEIEEVHALGVQINIDNLSILEQFGAKHPHVPVCIRINPHVMAGGNENISVGHIDSKFGISVHQLPHLVRIVENTNMNIAGIHMHTGSDILDIEVFLYAAEILFDAARNFKNLEFLDFGSGFKVPYKKDDIETDIEELGKKLSKRFNAFCAEYGKDLTLIFEPGKFLVSEAGFFLAKVNVVKQTTSTVFAGIDSGFNHLIRPMFYGSSHHIENISNPKGKERFYSVVGYICETDTFASNRRIQEIAEGDILCFRNAGAYCYSMSSNYNSRYKPAEVLWINGEGHLIRAHETFEDLLKNQIPLPAAVALAK; from the coding sequence ATGCAATCAAAAGACTTACTTCAATTAGCTGAACAATTTGGCAGTCCATTATATGTATATGATGCCGAAAAAATAAAATCACAATACGAGAGATTAACGAAAGCTTTTTCTAAAGTAGAAAAACTACGTATCAATTATGCTATGAAGGCGTTGTCTAACGTTGCCATCCTTCAGTTGTTGAGAGAATTGGGATCTTGTTTAGATGCAGTTTCTATTCAGGAAGTACAATTAGGACTTCACGCAGGATATTCTCCTGATCAGATATTCTTTACTCCAAACGGTGTTTCTCTCGAAGAAATTGAAGAAGTACACGCTTTAGGTGTTCAAATCAATATTGATAATCTATCTATTCTGGAGCAATTTGGTGCAAAACACCCACATGTTCCGGTTTGTATCCGTATCAATCCTCACGTTATGGCGGGTGGAAACGAAAACATTTCAGTAGGACATATTGATAGTAAATTTGGTATTTCAGTTCACCAATTACCGCATTTAGTACGCATTGTTGAAAACACAAATATGAACATTGCAGGTATCCATATGCACACAGGTTCTGATATTTTAGATATCGAAGTATTCTTATATGCTGCTGAAATCTTATTTGATGCTGCAAGAAATTTCAAAAATCTTGAATTCTTAGATTTTGGAAGTGGATTTAAAGTTCCTTACAAAAAAGACGATATCGAAACAGATATTGAGGAATTAGGTAAAAAATTATCTAAAAGATTCAATGCTTTCTGTGCTGAATATGGAAAAGATTTGACACTTATTTTCGAACCTGGGAAATTTTTAGTGAGTGAAGCAGGTTTCTTCTTAGCAAAAGTAAACGTAGTAAAACAAACTACTTCTACTGTTTTTGCTGGAATTGATTCTGGATTCAACCATTTAATCCGTCCAATGTTTTACGGTTCATCACACCATATTGAAAACATTTCAAATCCAAAAGGAAAAGAGCGTTTTTACTCAGTAGTAGGATATATTTGTGAAACGGATACTTTTGCAAGCAACCGTAGAATTCAGGAAATTGCCGAAGGTGATATCCTTTGTTTCAGAAACGCAGGAGCTTATTGCTACTCTATGTCTTCTAACTACAATTCAAGATACAAACCAGCTGAAGTATTATGGATTAATGGCGAAGGACATTTAATCAGAGCGCACGAAACATTTGAAGATTTATTAAAAAATCAAATTCCATTACCTGCTGCTGTAGCACTAGCTAAATAA
- a CDS encoding alpha/beta hydrolase family protein: MKSTSAAFSTLSAKNYLFSFLLSLIATISSWATTGKWTSKVTGGKIEYLSTESKKPIKDYNGNYLTVVYLKNLSVKKIGRNSIKKDVNWLLSKGYRVIELDYSKNSNAKALKINEDIIAINDSIAAGNFCGYKNCSQYKSYVLFEGYRIARDVSYCIDDPKVYNTPEQYTIGDSLHMDIIYPANPKVKVPTILSFSYSNSHAFYDSNKGMLTDAYKDQRVNLAYSFAGFNDSFLEGAPANGMAWAIADHPKYCPWGKGKPINGANDAYKSFQTNPDAAQKVKSAIRTLRFFSKQMGLSNKIGIYGFSRGSTAGSMAIGDKKVKELENAGFHIDISDDVQAAALGPGVFDYTIIYNTPDNGDKNLEQRCPWVWGKLDDNRKLWESMGSYYLIETKATAPTLFFYNTDDDPYYQEQITHLKDKLDYLGVPTFSLINYGKGHAIPQTSSSLNTLYSFFKEYLNTPK; encoded by the coding sequence ATGAAATCCACTTCTGCCGCCTTTTCTACTCTTTCAGCAAAAAATTATTTATTTAGTTTTTTACTCAGTCTTATTGCAACAATAAGTTCATGGGCTACTACCGGAAAATGGACCAGTAAAGTTACCGGAGGAAAAATTGAATACCTATCGACTGAATCAAAAAAACCGATTAAAGACTACAACGGAAATTATCTGACAGTAGTTTACTTAAAAAATTTATCTGTAAAAAAAATTGGTAGAAACAGTATTAAAAAAGATGTGAATTGGTTGTTATCTAAAGGCTATAGAGTGATTGAACTTGATTATTCCAAAAACAGCAATGCCAAAGCTTTAAAAATAAACGAAGACATAATAGCGATTAACGATTCTATAGCAGCCGGGAATTTTTGCGGTTATAAAAACTGCTCTCAGTACAAATCTTATGTTTTATTCGAAGGGTATCGTATTGCCAGGGATGTTAGCTATTGTATTGATGACCCTAAAGTTTACAACACGCCTGAACAATACACAATTGGCGACTCTTTACACATGGACATTATTTATCCCGCCAATCCAAAAGTCAAAGTACCTACTATTTTATCTTTTTCATACAGCAATAGTCATGCGTTTTATGACAGTAACAAAGGAATGCTAACAGACGCATACAAAGATCAAAGAGTGAATCTCGCCTATTCATTTGCGGGTTTTAACGATTCTTTTCTCGAAGGTGCTCCCGCTAACGGCATGGCTTGGGCAATTGCCGATCATCCGAAATATTGTCCTTGGGGAAAAGGTAAACCCATAAACGGTGCTAATGATGCCTACAAATCATTTCAAACCAATCCGGATGCGGCTCAAAAAGTAAAATCAGCTATACGAACATTACGCTTTTTTAGCAAACAAATGGGACTTTCAAACAAAATAGGCATTTATGGTTTTTCAAGAGGTTCTACAGCGGGCTCGATGGCTATAGGCGATAAAAAAGTAAAAGAACTGGAAAACGCCGGATTTCATATTGATATTTCCGATGATGTACAAGCTGCTGCTCTTGGACCCGGAGTTTTTGATTACACAATTATTTACAACACTCCGGATAATGGTGATAAAAATCTGGAACAAAGGTGTCCTTGGGTTTGGGGAAAATTAGACGATAACCGAAAATTATGGGAATCTATGGGATCTTATTATTTGATTGAAACCAAAGCAACTGCCCCTACACTATTTTTTTACAATACTGATGACGATCCTTACTATCAGGAACAAATTACACATCTAAAAGACAAATTAGACTACTTAGGTGTTCCCACATTTTCATTAATCAACTACGGAAAAGGACATGCTATTCCACAAACTTCCTCTAGTTTAAATACTCTTTATAGTTTCTTTAAAGAGTATCTTAATACTCCTAAATAA